A DNA window from Actinomycetota bacterium contains the following coding sequences:
- a CDS encoding prepilin-type N-terminal cleavage/methylation domain-containing protein has protein sequence MPDVMSRLGSLAANQSGFTLMELLVAIVILGVIMGPVAASVIAVIHNTASTQQRLTESHDAQISTAYFGNDVQSAGVTGTVTSGYDSGCLVAGYTPILQFQWTEYDVTGSVTAYNVATYETQAVAGAQPALHRVNCRGAAPGSTPQSSDVIVAHLLSSSVAPAVCVYTCANQPARAVGMTVTEQDGFQFFVSGVGRSTG, from the coding sequence ATGCCCGACGTCATGAGCCGTCTCGGGTCGCTCGCCGCCAACCAGTCCGGCTTCACGCTCATGGAGCTGCTGGTCGCCATCGTGATTCTAGGCGTCATCATGGGTCCGGTTGCCGCCTCCGTGATCGCCGTGATCCACAACACGGCATCTACCCAGCAGCGCCTTACCGAGTCCCACGACGCCCAGATATCGACTGCCTACTTTGGAAACGATGTCCAAAGTGCCGGGGTGACGGGGACGGTGACGTCAGGATATGACTCAGGCTGTCTTGTTGCCGGGTATACACCGATCCTTCAGTTCCAATGGACCGAATACGATGTGACCGGGAGCGTCACGGCATACAACGTGGCAACCTACGAAACCCAGGCTGTCGCCGGCGCCCAGCCCGCCCTTCACCGGGTGAACTGCCGGGGCGCTGCCCCGGGATCCACCCCGCAGTCCAGCGACGTCATTGTGGCTCACTTGCTGAGTTCAAGTGTGGCGCCGGCCGTGTGCGTATATACCTGCGCCAACCAGCCCGCTCGGGCTGTGGGCATGACTGTTACTGAGCAGGATGGCTTCCAGTTCTTCGTATCGGGAGTCGGGAGGTCAACGGGTTGA
- a CDS encoding O-antigen ligase family protein has protein sequence MLRTKNTPEDTFSPRRASVVVVAVVALVPLVFGLGVLPLMTGGNDPGWLAGAEALTFGVVAVLGLAGRLGVSRDRWHRYLAVVLAGSVLAAGLSAVFSRDLATSYPGALQWLWLGASGVLALRVAERRRGREWLTGVLIVAVSIQTLWGFYLWLGSRDPTHAQVGTFYAPNQYAGYLILLAPLLVCVCLTTPSRIFALGTGFASAFVYLGIALSGSRGGAVAGGAGLIAVVAMAGTGVKRVLLRSAALLVAVAGMGLLMTGPVFFHRGAQHGGGVQSVLAVKGEDPASLVMRIHWDVGAVQIGRHNVLVGTGLGTFGPVFAKIQKPQWEWSKWAHDQYLESFAEGGLALLAGMVALALVPLLGGFLGLRKGWGRESPWLLGVWGGLVGGSIHLAIDHDWSYAGYGLAFVVMAALAVTPWLEDPPTTQRPPGWMSRIVGVLALVSLLAVSGAFVAGHIAGEPGASDQALRMASILAPYSAQPFEVRAERLANRTGSADLRAAARLLRQALARSRLTNRIRNELAAVYAQLGDARDARSTYAQAIMVAPGDTQGYLAAASFELGPGRDPARAAAILDDGIRTIAPGADAGSIAILLTARAAAAEALAGPSAGLPYAEKATQLTPENPTAWLNLLGGACRAGDQETADTARTRALALGAAIPQGSC, from the coding sequence GTGCTCCGGACCAAGAACACCCCCGAGGACACCTTCTCGCCGAGGCGGGCTTCGGTCGTGGTGGTTGCTGTGGTGGCTCTGGTGCCGCTCGTGTTCGGTCTGGGCGTACTCCCCTTGATGACCGGTGGCAACGATCCGGGCTGGCTGGCCGGGGCCGAGGCCTTGACGTTCGGCGTCGTCGCGGTATTGGGGTTGGCCGGCAGGCTGGGGGTTTCTCGCGACCGCTGGCACCGGTACCTGGCGGTTGTTCTGGCTGGCTCGGTCCTGGCGGCGGGGCTGTCGGCGGTGTTCTCCCGGGATCTCGCCACGAGCTACCCCGGAGCCCTGCAGTGGCTGTGGCTCGGCGCCTCTGGCGTGCTGGCCCTTCGAGTGGCGGAACGCCGGCGGGGTCGGGAGTGGCTGACCGGGGTGCTCATCGTGGCGGTGTCCATCCAGACGCTCTGGGGTTTCTACCTCTGGTTGGGGTCGCGCGATCCGACCCATGCCCAGGTCGGGACGTTCTACGCGCCGAACCAATACGCCGGGTACCTGATCCTGCTGGCCCCGTTACTGGTCTGTGTCTGCCTGACTACCCCATCTCGGATCTTCGCGTTGGGCACCGGGTTTGCCTCAGCGTTTGTGTACCTCGGCATCGCGCTCAGCGGATCCCGTGGCGGTGCGGTGGCCGGCGGAGCGGGCCTCATAGCTGTGGTGGCCATGGCCGGGACTGGGGTGAAAAGGGTCCTCCTGCGGAGCGCTGCGCTCCTCGTGGCGGTGGCGGGCATGGGGTTGCTCATGACCGGGCCCGTGTTCTTTCACCGGGGCGCGCAGCACGGTGGGGGCGTGCAGTCGGTCTTGGCGGTCAAAGGTGAGGACCCGGCCAGCCTTGTGATGCGCATCCACTGGGATGTGGGGGCTGTGCAGATCGGTCGTCACAATGTGTTGGTAGGCACCGGGCTCGGTACGTTCGGTCCGGTGTTCGCCAAAATCCAAAAGCCGCAGTGGGAATGGTCGAAGTGGGCGCACGACCAGTACCTGGAGTCGTTTGCCGAGGGAGGGCTGGCCCTCCTCGCCGGTATGGTGGCACTTGCCCTTGTGCCTCTCCTCGGTGGTTTTCTGGGGCTGAGGAAGGGCTGGGGCAGGGAGTCACCCTGGCTTCTTGGCGTCTGGGGCGGGTTGGTCGGCGGCTCGATCCATCTCGCGATCGACCACGACTGGTCGTACGCCGGGTACGGCTTGGCGTTTGTCGTTATGGCCGCCTTGGCGGTCACGCCGTGGCTCGAGGATCCGCCCACCACCCAGCGGCCTCCGGGCTGGATGAGCCGGATCGTGGGTGTCCTGGCTCTGGTATCTCTGCTGGCGGTCAGCGGGGCGTTCGTTGCCGGCCACATCGCTGGAGAGCCGGGAGCCAGCGACCAGGCGCTCCGCATGGCCTCGATCCTCGCCCCGTATTCGGCCCAGCCATTCGAGGTCAGGGCGGAACGGCTGGCGAACCGCACCGGCAGCGCGGACTTGCGCGCCGCGGCACGCCTGCTGCGCCAAGCCCTCGCCCGCTCCCGCCTGACCAACCGCATCCGCAATGAGCTGGCCGCCGTCTATGCCCAGCTCGGAGATGCCCGGGACGCTCGGAGTACCTACGCCCAGGCGATCATGGTCGCACCCGGAGACACCCAGGGCTATCTGGCTGCGGCCTCGTTCGAGCTCGGGCCTGGGCGCGACCCGGCTCGGGCGGCTGCCATCCTGGATGACGGGATCCGGACGATCGCGCCTGGGGCCGACGCGGGCAGCATCGCGATCTTGCTGACCGCCCGGGCGGCCGCAGCCGAAGCGCTGGCGGGACCTTCGGCAGGACTGCCCTATGCCGAGAAGGCGACACAGCTGACGCCCGAGAATCCCACGGCCTGGCTGAACCTGCTCGGCGGGGCCTGCCGTGCCGGCGACCAGGAGACCGCGGACACGGCCCGCACCAGAGCGCTGGCGTTGGGGGCCGCCATCCCCCAGGGGTCGTGCTGA
- a CDS encoding prepilin-type N-terminal cleavage/methylation domain-containing protein, which produces MPKLRKLQQSESGFTLIELLIVIVILGILAAIVVFAVAGITDRGNAAACKADAKTVEVASEAYYAKYGAYASGIGATNNFNTHDGTLIGEGLIRDTPGNNGYTISYAPSNGKVTASGACTIT; this is translated from the coding sequence ATGCCGAAATTGAGGAAGCTGCAGCAGAGTGAGAGTGGCTTCACTCTCATCGAGTTGCTGATCGTGATTGTAATTTTGGGGATTCTAGCGGCAATCGTCGTCTTCGCCGTCGCAGGCATCACCGACCGTGGCAACGCGGCGGCGTGCAAGGCGGATGCCAAGACGGTGGAGGTCGCTTCGGAGGCCTACTACGCCAAATACGGCGCCTACGCAAGCGGTATCGGCGCCACCAACAACTTCAACACGCATGACGGCACGCTGATCGGTGAGGGCCTCATCCGTGACACCCCCGGCAACAACGGCTACACCATCTCGTACGCCCCGTCGAACGGGAAGGTGACGGCGTCCGGGGCATGCACCATCACGTAG